In a genomic window of Variovorax paradoxus:
- a CDS encoding putative glycolipid-binding domain-containing protein, translating to MQTVASILWRRLDVPGHDACRLERNASAWQLDGASAFRAEDGRVAQLHYRVRCDLHWHAQWGTVRGWLGDSTVDLSITRDAQGRWKLNDEPVPDLSHCVDLDLGFTPATNLLQLRRLSLSDGEGADAPAAWIDLDGGSLGELMQRYERRGDNAYRYVAKRFDYEAVLGVTADGFVHDYPGLWVAET from the coding sequence ATGCAAACCGTCGCTTCCATCCTCTGGCGCAGGCTCGACGTTCCGGGCCACGATGCCTGCCGTCTCGAACGCAATGCCAGCGCCTGGCAGCTCGACGGCGCCTCGGCCTTCCGCGCCGAGGACGGCCGCGTGGCGCAGCTGCACTACCGCGTGCGCTGCGACCTGCACTGGCATGCGCAGTGGGGCACGGTGCGCGGCTGGCTCGGCGACAGCACGGTCGACCTCTCGATCACGCGCGACGCGCAGGGCCGCTGGAAGCTCAACGACGAGCCGGTGCCCGATCTCTCGCACTGCGTCGACCTCGACCTGGGCTTCACGCCCGCGACCAACCTGCTGCAGCTGCGCCGCCTCAGCCTGTCGGACGGCGAGGGCGCCGACGCGCCCGCGGCCTGGATCGACCTCGACGGCGGCAGCCTCGGCGAGCTGATGCAGCGCTACGAGCGCCGCGGCGACAACGCCTACCGTTACGTGGCGAAGCGCTTCGACTACGAGGCGGTGCTCGGCGTCACGGCCGACGGCTTCGTGCACGACTATCCGGGGCTCTGGGTCGCCGAAACCTGA
- a CDS encoding TRAP transporter large permease subunit, which yields MSAGSGWLGLALLAVALALMMSTGWPTYAVLLGVSTLGAVAGLALGAFDMALLQNLPWRIVGLLEHDLLQALALYALVGALLNRLALAQHLYEGLRRLLARIAPRAAAEIAGMALGLLLAPMNGSVGASLLTLARTAGESWAREGLSAPRRTALVAVTGTLGVIVPPSLVLLLLADAMLRAHTEGVNMARGLGLPGAAAERIVNTQDILQAALLPAAALFVGWLAIAAWSARRARPAVPATPATREPLTRAQRWTLSIVPPVIGSLLVLIALGRVRPVEGAATACMLLLGWGLVSGQMLRAELLRQVLDDAMALTGALYALLVAATTFSLLLRGFGTDALVMRLMLALQGHPMLGLGAVLAILLACAFVLDAFELIFLVVPIVMPPVLAQLPDAAWIATLALLVLQAGFLLPPFGYALVLARGQTVPRPPLRAVALALAPYLALLALVLAAAMAWPVSTHWLRDAPETAAPGQAPMDPEAADRLMREMAPPPDPADGVPATESP from the coding sequence ATGAGCGCCGGCAGCGGCTGGCTCGGTCTCGCGCTGCTCGCGGTGGCGCTCGCGCTGATGATGAGCACGGGCTGGCCCACCTACGCGGTGCTGCTCGGCGTGTCCACGCTCGGCGCGGTGGCGGGCCTCGCGCTCGGCGCCTTCGACATGGCGCTGCTGCAGAACCTGCCGTGGCGCATCGTCGGCCTGCTCGAGCACGACCTGCTGCAGGCGCTCGCGCTCTATGCACTGGTGGGCGCGCTGCTCAACCGGCTCGCGCTCGCGCAGCACCTGTACGAGGGCCTGCGCCGCCTGCTCGCGCGCATCGCGCCGCGCGCGGCGGCCGAGATCGCGGGCATGGCGCTCGGCCTGTTGCTGGCGCCGATGAACGGCTCGGTCGGCGCGAGCCTGCTCACGCTGGCGCGCACCGCGGGCGAGAGCTGGGCGCGCGAAGGACTGTCGGCCCCGCGCCGCACGGCGCTGGTGGCGGTGACCGGCACGCTCGGCGTGATCGTGCCGCCCTCGCTGGTCCTGCTGCTGCTCGCCGACGCGATGCTGCGTGCCCACACCGAGGGCGTGAACATGGCGCGCGGCCTGGGCCTGCCGGGCGCCGCGGCCGAACGCATCGTCAACACGCAGGACATCCTGCAGGCCGCGCTGCTGCCGGCCGCGGCGCTGTTCGTCGGCTGGCTCGCGATCGCCGCCTGGAGCGCGCGCCGCGCTCGCCCCGCCGTGCCGGCCACGCCCGCCACGCGCGAGCCGCTCACGCGCGCGCAGCGCTGGACACTGTCGATCGTGCCGCCCGTGATCGGCTCGCTGCTGGTGCTGATCGCGCTCGGCCGCGTGCGGCCGGTCGAAGGCGCCGCCACCGCCTGCATGCTGCTGCTGGGCTGGGGACTGGTCTCGGGCCAGATGCTGCGCGCGGAGCTGCTGCGCCAGGTGCTCGACGACGCGATGGCGCTGACCGGCGCGCTCTATGCGCTGCTGGTCGCGGCCACCACCTTCTCGCTGCTGCTGCGCGGCTTCGGCACCGATGCGCTGGTCATGCGGCTGATGCTCGCGCTGCAGGGCCATCCGATGCTCGGCCTGGGCGCGGTGCTCGCCATCCTGCTGGCCTGCGCCTTCGTGCTCGATGCCTTCGAGCTGATCTTCCTGGTGGTGCCGATCGTGATGCCGCCGGTGCTCGCGCAGCTCCCCGATGCGGCCTGGATCGCGACGCTCGCGCTGCTGGTGCTGCAGGCCGGCTTCCTGCTGCCGCCCTTCGGCTATGCGCTCGTGCTCGCGCGCGGGCAGACCGTGCCGCGCCCGCCGCTGCGCGCGGTGGCGCTCGCGCTGGCGCCCTATCTCGCGCTGCTCGCGCTGGTGCTGGCCGCGGCGATGGCCTGGCCCGTCAGCACGCACTGGCTGCGCGACGCGCCCGAGACGGCGGCACCCGGGCAGGCGCCGATGGACCCCGAGGCGGCCGACCGCCTGATGCGCGAGATGGCCCCGCCGCCCGACCCGGCCGACGGCGTGCCCGCGACCGAATCGCCCTGA
- a CDS encoding tripartite tricarboxylate transporter substrate binding protein, whose protein sequence is MTRPLHRRVLLGAGASFVGLAALGVSRAGAAPTWPSRPVRLIVVYPPGGVSDGMARVLAEPLAQSLGVPVLIENRPGAGGSVGMDALARAAPDGHTLAFSAISPLTLHPLLARVAYDPLRAFVPVASLMRTPVLVVGTQAFTGRGFGDLIAQARAQPGAVRWASSGVATIGHLVLAQVRVQSRTDITHIPYQGGGPQLNDALSGQFEVLSTNVAAQQLQYIENGRFQALAVGAPRRIEALPDVPTLAELGYERANRDSLFGLFAPAHTPQPVVQRLNAEIQRLLRGETLRLRLREAYNLPAGGSSEDFAREIALDRRRNRALVAGDRSQFD, encoded by the coding sequence ATGACGCGGCCTTTGCATCGCCGCGTGCTGCTCGGCGCGGGCGCGTCCTTCGTCGGCCTTGCCGCGCTGGGCGTGTCGCGCGCCGGCGCGGCACCGACCTGGCCCAGCCGGCCGGTGCGGCTGATCGTGGTCTACCCGCCGGGCGGCGTCAGCGACGGCATGGCGCGCGTGCTGGCCGAGCCGCTGGCGCAGTCGCTCGGCGTGCCGGTGCTGATCGAGAACCGGCCCGGCGCCGGCGGCAGCGTGGGCATGGACGCGCTCGCGCGCGCCGCGCCCGACGGCCACACGCTGGCCTTCTCGGCCATCAGCCCGCTCACCTTGCATCCGCTGCTCGCGCGCGTGGCCTACGACCCGCTGCGCGCCTTCGTGCCGGTGGCCAGCCTGATGCGCACGCCGGTGCTGGTGGTCGGCACCCAGGCCTTCACCGGCCGCGGCTTCGGCGACCTGATCGCGCAGGCGCGCGCCCAGCCGGGCGCGGTGCGCTGGGCCAGCTCGGGCGTGGCCACCATCGGCCACCTGGTGCTCGCGCAGGTGCGGGTGCAGAGCCGCACCGACATCACGCACATCCCCTACCAGGGCGGCGGCCCGCAGCTCAACGACGCGCTGAGCGGCCAGTTCGAGGTGCTGTCGACCAACGTCGCGGCGCAGCAGCTGCAGTACATCGAGAACGGCCGCTTCCAGGCGCTCGCGGTCGGCGCGCCGCGCCGCATCGAGGCCCTGCCCGATGTGCCCACGCTCGCCGAGCTCGGCTACGAACGCGCCAACCGCGATTCGCTGTTCGGCCTGTTCGCGCCGGCGCACACGCCGCAGCCCGTGGTGCAGCGGCTCAACGCCGAGATCCAGCGCCTGCTGCGCGGCGAGACGCTGCGGCTTCGGCTGCGCGAGGCCTACAACCTGCCGGCCGGCGGCAGCAGCGAGGACTTCGCGCGCGAGATCGCGCTGGACCGGCGGCGCAACCGGGCGCTGGTGGCGGGGGATCGCTCGCAGTTCGATTGA
- a CDS encoding DNA topoisomerase IB has product MPGIRRLRHGAKFRYRDARGQWVRDVDELSRIRMLAIPPAYDDVWICPLPNGHLQATGLDARGRKQYRYHADWRALKDETKFDRLEAFARALPRIRARVQRDLQAGKVTGAPARAQVLAALVRLLDTTLMRVGNEEYASSNGSYGLTTLRNRHAAVKGAALQLRFRGKSGVMHEATLEDPRVAKIVRGCQQLPGQALFQYVGEDGEPHSVSSTDVNDYLGEVVEGQKGLEGERFTAKDFRTWHGTVQALELTRLACEPGRVASDGSRYTAKDILATVARQLGNTPAVCKKAYVHPAVLSLGSALASTEADAASALLERIAGRRSARPSRGLHAAERRLLDFLQAHRRELQAATRQRKSAKPVSGPTTSSEKSKHAPLAVRKAAPARPRVQPAPSEKRTLSRSSAMR; this is encoded by the coding sequence ATGCCGGGCATCCGGCGCCTGCGGCACGGCGCGAAGTTCCGCTACCGCGACGCGCGCGGCCAGTGGGTGCGCGACGTGGACGAGCTCTCGCGCATCCGCATGCTGGCGATACCGCCGGCCTACGACGACGTGTGGATCTGCCCGCTGCCCAACGGCCACCTGCAGGCCACCGGCCTCGATGCGCGCGGCCGCAAGCAGTACCGCTACCACGCCGACTGGCGCGCGCTGAAGGACGAGACCAAGTTCGACCGGCTCGAGGCTTTCGCGCGCGCGCTGCCGCGCATCCGCGCGCGGGTGCAGCGCGACCTGCAGGCCGGCAAGGTCACGGGCGCGCCGGCCCGGGCGCAGGTGCTGGCCGCGCTGGTGCGGCTGCTCGACACCACGCTGATGCGCGTGGGCAACGAGGAGTACGCGAGCAGCAACGGTTCCTACGGCCTCACGACGCTGCGCAACCGGCATGCGGCGGTAAAGGGCGCGGCGCTGCAGCTGCGCTTCCGCGGCAAGAGCGGCGTGATGCACGAGGCCACGCTCGAGGACCCGCGCGTGGCGAAGATCGTGCGCGGCTGCCAGCAGTTGCCGGGACAGGCGCTGTTCCAGTACGTGGGCGAGGACGGCGAGCCGCACAGCGTCTCGTCGACCGACGTCAACGACTACCTCGGCGAGGTGGTCGAGGGCCAGAAGGGCCTGGAGGGCGAGCGCTTCACCGCCAAGGACTTCCGCACCTGGCACGGCACGGTGCAGGCGCTCGAGCTCACGCGGCTGGCCTGCGAGCCGGGCCGGGTCGCCTCGGACGGCAGCCGCTACACCGCGAAGGACATCCTCGCGACCGTGGCGCGCCAGCTCGGCAACACGCCCGCGGTCTGCAAGAAGGCCTATGTGCATCCCGCGGTGCTGTCGCTGGGCAGCGCGCTCGCGAGCACCGAGGCCGATGCGGCGTCGGCCCTGCTCGAACGCATCGCGGGGCGCCGCAGCGCGCGACCCTCGCGCGGGCTGCATGCGGCGGAGCGGCGTTTGCTGGATTTTTTGCAGGCGCATCGGCGCGAACTGCAGGCCGCGACGCGGCAGCGCAAGAGCGCGAAGCCCGTATCGGGCCCGACGACATCGTCGGAAAAATCGAAGCACGCGCCGCTGGCCGTGCGCAAGGCCGCTCCCGCGCGGCCGCGTGTTCAGCCCGCGCCGAGCGAGAAGCGCACGCTGTCGCGCTCGAGCGCGATGCGGTAG
- a CDS encoding LysR family transcriptional regulator: MEIRPLRYFVAVAETGHMTRAAERLGIQQPPLSQAIKALERELGVLLFKRHPRGVTLTDAGRQFQAEALRMLQDMDAMRQRMARVASGQAGSLAVGFTSSAAAHRFVPEALRAFRREYPDVELQLSENNAAEITEALAAGRVHCGLLRVPVDRPAGLAFETLLREPVLVAMPSDHRFATARSQRAASRPLPLAKLCEEDLILVRRPGAPGLYAELLALCHAKGLRPRVVAEVERMMTNLNLVAAGVGLSVVPASMTGVHAHAIAYAPLADGGALDAPLTLVSRADEDNLPARRFAALLRGLAAGDAKGRP, encoded by the coding sequence ATGGAGATAAGACCGCTGCGCTACTTCGTGGCCGTCGCCGAGACCGGCCACATGACGCGCGCCGCCGAGCGCCTGGGCATCCAGCAGCCGCCGCTGAGCCAGGCCATCAAGGCGCTGGAACGCGAGCTCGGCGTGCTGCTGTTCAAGCGCCATCCGCGCGGCGTGACGCTGACCGACGCCGGCCGCCAGTTCCAGGCCGAGGCGCTGCGCATGCTGCAGGACATGGACGCGATGCGGCAGCGCATGGCGCGCGTGGCCAGCGGCCAGGCCGGCAGCCTGGCCGTGGGCTTCACCAGTTCGGCCGCCGCGCACCGCTTCGTGCCCGAAGCCTTGCGTGCGTTCAGGCGCGAGTACCCCGACGTCGAGCTGCAGCTCAGCGAGAACAATGCCGCCGAGATCACCGAGGCGCTGGCCGCGGGCCGCGTGCATTGCGGCCTGCTGCGCGTGCCGGTCGACCGCCCCGCGGGCCTGGCGTTCGAGACCCTGCTGCGCGAGCCGGTGCTGGTGGCGATGCCCAGCGACCACCGCTTCGCCACCGCGCGCAGCCAGCGCGCGGCTTCCCGCCCGCTGCCGCTCGCGAAGCTCTGCGAGGAAGACCTGATCCTGGTGCGGCGCCCCGGCGCACCCGGCCTCTATGCCGAGCTGCTCGCGCTGTGCCATGCCAAGGGCCTGCGCCCGCGCGTGGTGGCCGAGGTCGAACGCATGATGACCAACCTCAACCTCGTGGCCGCGGGTGTCGGGCTGTCGGTGGTGCCGGCCTCGATGACCGGCGTGCACGCGCATGCGATCGCCTATGCGCCGCTGGCCGACGGCGGCGCGCTCGACGCGCCGCTCACGCTGGTGTCGCGCGCCGACGAGGACAACCTGCCCGCGCGCCGCTTCGCCGCGCTGCTGCGCGGCCTCGCGGCCGGCGACGCGAAGGGCCGGCCATGA
- a CDS encoding TIGR02117 family protein: protein MAFVARWLRRFSLLLLGLVALVGLYAGTAFALVFWPSHAKTSAPETPYVEAWVLSNGVHTDYVFPVRSTLIDWRKLFPLADFPAVPPGADYVALGWGDREFYLHTPTWADLTATRALGALSGRNRSLLHVSYLRRDQFGAGAFRLPLSMPQYLRLIEHVRSTLPAGQATPIAGAHYNAQDAFYEANGAYHLFETCNTWTGRGLRRAGVTVSRWTPFDFTVTWHLQPAP from the coding sequence ATGGCCTTCGTCGCACGCTGGCTGCGCCGCTTCTCGCTGCTGTTGCTCGGCCTCGTGGCGCTGGTCGGGCTTTATGCGGGAACGGCGTTCGCGCTGGTGTTCTGGCCCAGCCATGCGAAGACCAGCGCGCCGGAAACGCCCTACGTCGAGGCCTGGGTGCTGAGCAACGGCGTGCACACCGACTACGTGTTCCCGGTGCGCTCGACGCTGATCGATTGGCGCAAGCTGTTCCCGCTCGCCGACTTCCCGGCCGTGCCGCCCGGTGCCGACTACGTGGCGCTGGGCTGGGGCGACCGCGAGTTCTACCTGCACACGCCGACCTGGGCCGACCTCACGGCCACACGCGCGCTGGGTGCGCTGTCGGGCCGCAACCGCTCGCTGCTGCACGTGAGCTACCTGCGGCGCGACCAGTTCGGCGCCGGCGCGTTCCGGCTGCCGCTGTCGATGCCGCAGTACCTGCGACTGATCGAGCATGTGCGAAGCACCCTGCCCGCGGGCCAGGCGACGCCCATCGCGGGCGCGCACTACAACGCCCAGGACGCCTTCTACGAAGCCAACGGCGCCTACCACCTGTTCGAGACCTGCAACACCTGGACCGGCCGCGGCCTGCGCCGTGCGGGCGTGACGGTCAGCCGCTGGACGCCGTTCGACTTCACGGTGACCTGGCATCTTCAGCCGGCGCCCTGA
- a CDS encoding DNA polymerase IV, which produces MHSCTLRRPGRTSAQRETIVTVSSKPAATPPIRRIAHLDMDAFYASVELLRYPQLKGLPVVIGGGRRSVDEAISRLPPGGTLADIPVDAFARLKDYVGRGVITTATYPARQFGVGSAMGLMKAAKLCPQAILLPVDFEEIRKYSRGFKSIITDIAPLMEDRGVDEVYIDFTEVPGGQREGGRTLARLIQKSIFQATGLTCSIGVAPNKLIAKMASEFDKPNGISVVYQDDIETRIWPLPCRKVNGIGPKADEKLKRLGIETIGQLAACERGWLIDNFGKSTGVWMHEVAWGRDDRPVVTESEPVSMSRETTFERDLHAVRDRAELGEIFTRLCEKVAEDLRRKGYVGKTIGIKLRYDDFKIATRDQTIDRFTDDAKTIRRTGGLCLKRVPLERPLRLLGVRVGALARAGSPEALAPAGGTQRPATAPESATASLF; this is translated from the coding sequence ATGCATTCTTGCACGCTGCGCCGGCCCGGGCGAACATCGGCGCAGCGCGAGACAATCGTTACCGTGAGTTCCAAGCCCGCCGCCACCCCCCCGATCCGCCGCATCGCCCACCTCGACATGGACGCCTTCTACGCGTCGGTCGAGCTGCTGCGCTATCCGCAGCTCAAGGGACTGCCGGTGGTGATCGGCGGCGGCCGGCGCAGCGTGGACGAAGCCATCAGCCGCCTGCCGCCCGGCGGCACGCTGGCCGACATTCCGGTCGATGCCTTCGCGCGGCTCAAGGACTACGTGGGTCGCGGCGTGATCACCACCGCCACCTACCCGGCGCGGCAGTTCGGCGTGGGCTCGGCCATGGGGCTCATGAAGGCCGCCAAGCTGTGCCCGCAGGCGATCCTGCTGCCGGTGGACTTCGAGGAGATCCGCAAGTACTCGCGCGGCTTCAAGTCGATCATCACCGACATCGCGCCGCTGATGGAGGACCGCGGCGTGGACGAGGTCTACATCGACTTCACCGAGGTGCCCGGCGGCCAGCGCGAGGGCGGGCGCACGCTGGCGCGGCTGATCCAGAAATCGATCTTCCAGGCCACCGGCCTGACCTGCTCGATCGGCGTGGCGCCCAACAAGCTGATCGCCAAGATGGCGAGCGAATTCGACAAGCCCAACGGCATCTCGGTGGTCTACCAGGACGACATCGAGACCCGCATCTGGCCGCTGCCCTGCCGCAAGGTCAACGGCATCGGGCCCAAGGCCGACGAGAAGCTCAAGCGCCTGGGCATCGAGACCATCGGCCAGCTCGCGGCCTGCGAGCGCGGCTGGCTGATCGACAACTTCGGCAAGTCCACCGGCGTCTGGATGCACGAGGTGGCGTGGGGCCGCGACGACCGCCCGGTGGTGACCGAGAGCGAGCCGGTCTCGATGAGCCGCGAGACCACCTTCGAGCGCGACCTGCATGCGGTGCGCGACCGCGCGGAACTCGGCGAGATCTTCACGCGGCTGTGCGAGAAGGTCGCCGAGGACCTGCGGCGCAAGGGCTACGTGGGCAAGACCATCGGCATCAAGCTGCGCTACGACGACTTCAAGATCGCCACGCGCGACCAGACCATCGACCGCTTCACCGACGACGCGAAGACCATCCGCCGCACCGGCGGCCTGTGCCTGAAGCGCGTGCCGCTCGAACGGCCGCTGCGCCTCTTGGGCGTGCGCGTGGGCGCACTGGCGCGCGCGGGCAGCCCCGAGGCGCTGGCACCGGCCGGCGGCACGCAGCGCCCGGCCACCGCGCCCGAGTCGGCCACGGCCTCGCTGTTCTGA
- a CDS encoding purine nucleoside permease, with protein MPSSSSLCFARLSALAAAVLLAGAASAATMPPAPGAEARAELPVKVKVFVAAMFEIGQNTGDRAGEFQHWYERYWKGAKPMAVPGALQPVYCNADGVCGAVLGMGKVNSSASMQAILLNPQFDFSQAYYVISGVAGTPPSRGTIGEVSWATWLVDYDLGHRWAPEENQPGEPTFMPRKGYESYRRFKLNPELVGWAMKLTADTPLKDSESARGYRLRYPDAAARRAPFVGTGTHMTGDTFFHGPGMSNQAQYIAKLYGADDYVITEMEAAAITLVIQRTHGTDRVMSLRGAVNFDQGNPNETTLQHLDPAPGETAGGFAETAENIALVGTRVVDHIVANWGQWQGGVPRP; from the coding sequence ATGCCGTCTTCCTCCTCCCTGTGCTTCGCCCGACTCTCGGCACTGGCCGCCGCCGTGCTGCTGGCCGGTGCCGCCAGCGCCGCCACCATGCCGCCCGCGCCCGGCGCCGAAGCCCGCGCCGAACTGCCTGTGAAGGTGAAGGTGTTCGTCGCCGCCATGTTCGAGATCGGCCAGAACACCGGCGACCGCGCGGGCGAGTTTCAGCACTGGTACGAGCGCTACTGGAAGGGCGCGAAGCCGATGGCCGTGCCCGGTGCGCTGCAGCCCGTCTACTGCAATGCCGACGGCGTCTGCGGCGCGGTGCTCGGCATGGGCAAGGTCAATTCCTCGGCCTCGATGCAGGCGATCCTCTTGAACCCGCAGTTCGATTTCTCGCAGGCCTACTACGTGATCTCGGGCGTGGCCGGCACGCCGCCCTCGCGCGGCACTATCGGCGAGGTGAGCTGGGCCACCTGGCTGGTCGACTACGACCTCGGCCACCGCTGGGCGCCCGAGGAGAACCAGCCCGGCGAGCCCACATTCATGCCGCGCAAGGGCTATGAGTCGTACCGCCGCTTCAAGCTCAACCCCGAGCTCGTCGGCTGGGCCATGAAGCTCACGGCCGACACGCCGCTCAAGGATTCGGAATCGGCGCGCGGCTACCGGCTGCGCTATCCCGATGCCGCGGCGCGCCGCGCGCCCTTCGTCGGCACCGGCACCCACATGACGGGCGACACCTTCTTCCACGGCCCCGGCATGTCGAACCAGGCGCAGTACATCGCGAAGCTCTATGGCGCCGACGACTACGTGATCACCGAGATGGAAGCCGCCGCGATCACGCTCGTGATCCAGCGCACCCACGGCACCGACCGCGTGATGAGCCTGCGCGGCGCGGTCAACTTCGACCAGGGCAATCCCAACGAGACCACCTTGCAGCACCTCGACCCCGCGCCCGGCGAAACGGCCGGCGGCTTCGCCGAGACGGCGGAGAACATCGCGCTGGTGGGCACGCGCGTGGTCGACCACATCGTGGCGAACTGGGGGCAGTGGCAGGGCGGCGTGCCGCGGCCCTGA